The proteins below come from a single Fusarium verticillioides 7600 chromosome 3, whole genome shotgun sequence genomic window:
- a CDS encoding alcohol oxidase: MATPNSYANSLGVLPEEFDIIVCGGGSCGCVVAGRLANLDHNLKVLLIEAGESNLNNPWVFRPGIYPRNMKLDSKTASFYKSRPSKWLAGRSATVPCAHILGGGSSINFMMYTRASASDYDDFQAKGWTTEELLPLMKKHETYQRHSVNPDIHGFEGPIKVSFGNYTYPVKDDFLRAAESQGIPFVDDLQDLSTGHGAEHWLKWINRDTGRRSDSAHAYVHATRAKHSNLYLACNTKVDKIIMENGRAVGVQTVPTKPLHPNQLQTRIFRARKQIVVSGGTLSSPLILQRSGIGDPQKLRAAGVEPKVDLPGVGLNFQDHYLTFSVYRAKPDTESFDDFVRGDPEVQKRVFDEWHQKGTGPLATNGIEAGVKIRPTEQELKDFERWPTPHFTEGWKSYFKNKPDKPVMHYSVIAGFFGDHMLMPPGKFFSMFHFLEYPFSRGFTHIKSADPYDTPDFDAGFMNDERDMVPMVWGYIKSRETARRMDAYAGEVENMHPFFDYDSPARAHDLDLDTTKQYALPGNLTAGIGHGSWSSPLPEADRKPGANILNSNKAHIREELKYSEADIKAVEEWVKRHTESTWHCLGTCSMAPKEGNSIVKHGVLDERLNVHGVKGLKVADLSICPDNVGCNTYSTALLIGEKAAMLVAEDLGYSGEALEMKVPTYQAPGELEVKFRL, from the exons atggcgactCCAAACTCGTACGCGAACAGCCTCGGCGTCCTGCCAGAGGAGTTCGACATCATTGTGTGCGGTGGTGGAAGTTGCGGTTGTGTCGTTGCTGGACGGTTGGCGAATCTTGACCACAACCTCAAGGTTCTGCTCATCGAGGCTGGCGAGAGCAACCTCAACAATCCTTGGGTGTTTAGGCCTGGTATCTATCCCCGTAACATGAAGCTGGACTCCAAGACGGCTTCGTTTTACAAGTCACGTCCTAGCAAGTGGCTTGCGGGACGGTCTGCTACTGTGCCATGTGCTCAT AtccttggtggtggttcTTCCATCAACTTTATGATGTACACTCGAGCTAGTGCCTCCGACT ACGATGacttccaggccaagggcTGGACCACTGAGGAACTCCTCCCCCTTATGAAGAAGCACGAGACCTACCAGCGCCATTCAGTCAACCCAGACATCCACGGCTTCGAGGGCCCTATCAAAGTCTCCTTCGGCAACTACACCTATCCCGTGAAGGACGACTTCCTCCGCGCCGCTGAGTCCCAAGGCATCCCCTTCGTCGACGATCTCCAGGATCTCTCCACCGGCCACGGCGCAGAGCACTGGCTCAAATGGATCAACCGTGACACAGGCCGCCGCAGTGACTCAGCACACGCATACGTCCACGCCACACGTGCTAAGCACAGCAACTTGTACCTAGCCTGCAACACAAAGgtcgacaagatcatcatggagaacgGTCGCGCCGTCGGTGTCCAGACTGTTCCTACCAAGCCTCTGCACCCGAACCAGCTGCAGACGAGAATCTTCCGCGCTAGAAAGCAGATTGTCGTTAGTGGCGGTACGCTCTCTTCGCCTTTGATTCTTCAGCGCTCTGGTATCGGTGACCCCCAGAAGCTTCGCGCTGCAGGCGTCGAGCCCAAGGTTGATCTTCCTGGCGTTGGACTTAATTTCCAGGATCATTACCTTACCTTTTCGGTGTATCGGGCTAAGCCGGATACCGAGAGTTTCGATGACTTTGTTCGTGGAGACCCTGAGGTCCAAAAG CGCGTATTCGATGAATGGCATCAAAAGGGTACTGGGCCTCTTGCTACAAATGGTATTGAGGCTGGTGTCAAGATCCGACCTACCGAGCAAGAgctcaaggactttgagaggTGGCCTACGCCTCACTTTACCGAGGGCTGGAAGTCTtacttcaagaacaagcctgACAAGCCTGTTATGCATTACTCTGTGATTGCAGGTTTCTTTGGTGACCACATGCTCAT GCCGCCTGGAAAGTTCTTCTCCATGTTCCACTTCCTCGAGTATCCCTTCTCTCGTGGTTTCACTCACATCAAGAGTGCTGATCCATATGATACTCCTGACTTTGATGCTGGATTC ATGAACGACGAGCGTGATATGGTTCCCATGGTCTGGGGATACATCAAGTCTCGTGAGACTGCCCGCCGCATGGACGCCTACGCCGGTGAAGTCGAGAACATG CACCCCTTCTTTGACTATGACAGCCCTGCTCGTGCTCATgatctcgaccttgacaCCACCAAGCAATACGCTCTTCCCGGCAACCTCACCGCTGGTATCGGCCATGGAAGCTggtcttctcctctccccgAGGCAGACCGCAAGCCCGGTGCAAATatcctcaactccaacaagGCTCACATCCGCGAGGAGCTCAAGTACAGTGAAGCCGACATCAAGGCCGTCGAGG AATGGGTCAAGCGCCACACCGAATCAACTTGGCACTGCCTCGGAACCTGCTCCATGGCACCCAAGGAGGGCAACAGCATCGTCAAGCACGGTGTTCTCGACGAGAGACTCAATGTCCACGGCGTCAAGGGTCTCAAGGTCGCTGATCTGTCCATCTGCCCTGACAACGTCGGCTGCAACACGTACTCTACTGCTCTGCTCAttggtgagaaggctgctaTGCTTGTTGCGGAGGATCTCGGATATTCTGGTGAGGCTTTGGAGATGAAGGTTCCTACTTACCAGGCACCTGGTGAGCTCGAGGTTAAGTTCCGCctgtga
- a CDS encoding pectinesterase (At least one base has a quality score < 10) codes for MKGFIIKTAFIAATLFSTATASAKGPVDTYKKCQRQTKRATEGCPKGTLFVAKDDPRADFSSIQDAIDSLGNTTTAGHILIAPGNYSEQLNVTRRGPLHLIGASNKPWVKDLYADIDVNTTAQNDVQIWFNLANTNNGSLSDNVFTSVLTVGPNFNATLTGSGPTGFPVPVDTPFGCTDFRAYNIDFRNDFAPRSVGPAHAVGVSRANAGFYSCGFYSYQDTVYVGKLGNAYFYDNIIAGETDFLYGFGTAWIEKSTLSLRGCGGGITAWKGTNTTFTNKYGVYIDNSQVIPVNSTIATNFVGKCALGRPWNSQHKSIFMQSYFDAVILPAGYIEWSKSTPRVDNYTFMATWNDHGPGYNVEAEKASNVTKVLTDAEVKPYRAPADVFQTPEGKFGHVKWIDKKAL; via the exons AtgaaaggcttcatcatcaagacggCTTTTATTGCCGCGACTCTCTTTTCTACTGCGACTGCATCCGCCAAGGGACCTGTTGACACGTACAAGAAATGTCAACGGCAGACTAAGCGTGCTACAGAAGGATGTCCCAAGGGCACTCTCTTCGTAGCAAAGGATGATCCACGAGCAGACTTTTCCTCCATCCAAGACGCCATCGACTCGTTGGGTAACACAACAACCGCAGGCCATATTCTCATTGCACCTGGAAACTACAGCGAGCAATTAAACGTCACCCGCCGAGGACCCCTACATCTCATCGGTGCCTCAAACAAACCTTGGGTCAAGGATCTCTACGCTGATATTGACGTCAACACCACGGCTCAAAATGACGTTCAGATATGGTTCAATCTTGCGAATACGAATAATGGAAGTTTGAGTGATAATGTGTTCACGAGTGTACTCACCGTTGGACCTAATTTCAACGCTACCCTGACTGGATCTGGACCTACGGGTTTTCCTGTGCCTGTAGACACGCCGTTTGGATGCACGGATTTCAGGGCGTATAACATTGATTTCAGGAATGATTTTGCGCCGAGATCCGTTGGACCTGCGCATGCGGTTGGTGTGAGTAGGGCTAATGCGGGCTTTTACTCTTGCGGCTTCTACTCTTACCAAGATACT GTCTACGTTGGAAAACTTGGAAATGCCTACTTTTacgacaacatcattgcTGGAGAGACTGACTTCCTGTACGGTTTCGGTACAGCATGGATTGAGAAATCAACTCTATCTCTCCGAGGCTGCGGAGGCGGCATCACAGCTTGGAAAGGCACCAACACGACCTTCACCAACAAATACGGCGTCTACATCGACAACTCGCAGGTCATACCCGTAAACTCCACCATCGCCACAAACTTTGTTGGAAAATGTGCCCTCGGACGACCATGGAACTCACAGCACAAGTCGATCTTTATGCAGTCGTACTTTGATGCTGTGATCTTGCCTGCTGGGTATATCGAGTGGAGCAAGTCGACTCCAAGAGTTGATAATTATACTTTCATGGCGACGTGGAATGATCATGGGCCGGGATATAacgttgaggctgagaaggctaGTAATGTTACGAAGGTCTTGACGGATGCGGAGGTCAAGCCTTATAGAGCGCCTGCGGATGTATTCCAGACTCCTGAAGGGAAGTTTGGACACGTCAAGTGGATTGACAAGAAGGCTCTGTAA